A single Augochlora pura isolate Apur16 chromosome 2, APUR_v2.2.1, whole genome shotgun sequence DNA region contains:
- the LOC144473000 gene encoding chymotrypsin-2-like — MMWSISLILPAILAVANSELEPRIINGTVAKPGQIPYQVSLQTASNHFCGGSILNADYVITAAHCVVSKSPANITVVAGTVNLTRPNSVHYAEKIYYHDKYNASDSWVNDIALIKVKPRFVKTALISFVPLPSPSEVVKANDEAIVSGFGRLAYNGERTKLLHWVNITIASQNYCRDIYQGEENIYATHLCAYDPSAVRGHCKGDSGGPLMVRGKLAGLVSWSYNCAHTVYPSVYTRVSSYLDWIKKYAV; from the exons ATGATGTGGTCGATCTCTTTGATTCTGCCAGCAATTCTTGCTGTGGCTAACT CCGAACTCGAGCCAAGGATCATAAACGGAACCGTGGCGAAGCCGGGCCAAATTCCTTATCAG GTTTCCCTGCAAACCGCGTCGAATCATTTCTGCGGTGGATCGATATTGAACGCGGATTACGTTATTACAGCCGCCCACTGTGTAGTCAG TAAGTCGCCCGCAAACATAACAGTCGTTGCTGGAACAGTGAACTTAACGCGACCAAATTCGGTACACTACGCCGAGAAGATTTACTATCACGACAAGTACAACGCGTCCGACTCCTGGGTGAATGACATCGCTTTGATCAAG GTGAAACCCCGTTTCGTGAAAACCGCTCTGATATCATTCGTCCCCCTGCCAAGTCCCTCGGAGGTCGTTAAAGCTAATGACGAGGCCATAGTCTCCGGATTCGGCAGGCTCGCG TACAACGGCGAAAGAACGAAGCTTCTACACTGGGTCAACATTACGATCGCCAGCCAGAATTATTGCAGAGACATTTACCAGGGGGAGGAAAATATTTACGCGACGCACCTGTGTGCCTACGATCCGTCAGCTGTTAGGGGACATTGCAAG GGAGATTCTGGCGGTCCGTTGATGGTGCGCGGAAAACTTGCAGGACTCGTGTCGTGGTCGTACAACTGTGCTCACACCGTATATCCGTCGGTGTACACGCGTGTAAGCTCCTACCTCGAttggattaaaaaatatgcagTCTAA